The Desulfohalovibrio reitneri genome contains a region encoding:
- a CDS encoding bacteriohemerythrin → MPQIEWTDDLRIGVERIDAQHEKLTGLINELYYAYMQGREQDVLARTIREVSDYTLYHFADEEKLMAEIGYPELEAHKARHREFANKTIGFLLASVESGENLTPEVLDYLTDWWLNHIQRVDATIAEHIEKESA, encoded by the coding sequence CTCAGGATCGGCGTGGAGCGCATCGACGCCCAGCACGAGAAGCTGACCGGCCTGATCAACGAACTCTACTACGCCTACATGCAGGGCCGTGAGCAGGACGTGCTGGCCAGGACCATCCGCGAAGTGAGCGACTACACCCTCTACCACTTCGCGGACGAGGAAAAGCTCATGGCCGAGATCGGCTATCCCGAGCTGGAGGCGCACAAGGCGCGCCACCGTGAATTCGCCAACAAGACCATCGGTTTTCTGCTGGCTTCGGTGGAAAGCGGCGAGAACCTGACCCCGGAGGTGCTGGACTACCTCACCGACTGGTGGCTGAACCACATCCAGCGCGTCGACGCCACCATCGCCGAGCACATCGAGAAGGAGTCGGCCTGA
- a CDS encoding secondary thiamine-phosphate synthase enzyme YjbQ — protein sequence MLTLSVTSRKREELIDITQDVQDMVSEKSWGEGALLLYCPHTTGAVTVNEGADPAVARDIAVNLGKLIPHKDDYRHAEGNSDAHIKSSLTGCGQLLPVSGGEVRLSTWQRVFFCEYDGPRSRRLWVQWLPGEDG from the coding sequence ATGCTCACGCTCTCCGTCACCTCCCGCAAGCGCGAAGAGTTGATCGACATCACCCAGGACGTGCAGGACATGGTGTCGGAGAAGAGCTGGGGCGAGGGCGCCCTGTTGCTCTACTGCCCCCACACCACCGGCGCGGTGACGGTCAACGAGGGCGCGGATCCGGCCGTGGCCCGCGACATCGCCGTGAACCTGGGCAAGCTCATCCCCCACAAGGACGACTACCGCCACGCCGAGGGCAACTCCGACGCCCACATCAAATCCAGCCTCACCGGCTGCGGCCAGCTTCTGCCGGTCAGCGGCGGCGAGGTGCGGCTGAGCACCTGGCAGCGCGTGTTCTTCTGCGAGTACGACGGCCCGCGCTCCCGCAGGCTGTGGGTGCAGTGGCTGCCCGGGGAGGATGGATGA